AGGCGAGCTCAGAGCGAAAAATGATCTTCATAAATCAAACGAAATTGTGAGAAAGAACGATTTTTCGGCCACGAAAGAGCTTCATAAAAAATTTATTTCCCTTGGCAATCAACGAAATAAAATTACTCACGAACTTATCCTTCTGATTCCCGAGATCTATAAAAAAGAGATTTATAAATCTTATGGTTGCGCGAATATTTACGAATACGCCGCGCGATTTGGCGGTGGACTCTCCGCCGGAGTCGTGGATAAAGTTATAAAAGTTGAAAAAAAATTAAGTGAAGTCAGTTGTCAAAATTTGTTTGAAACCGTGAGAGAGCAAGGAGTTCACAAAGTCGCGATGGTGGCTTGCTTTGCGACAAAAGAAAACGAGAAAGAGTTGATAAAAGTGGTCGAAAACCTGCCAAAGGCGGCGGTTCAGGAGTATTCGAGGGAAATGCGAGGTAAAATCTCACGCGCACCGATGAAAATTGAGCTCGACGGCGTGATGCGATATCAACTTGAAAAAATGAAACAAAAAATGAAGGTGCAATCTAACAAGGAAATATTGAAACGGCTTATACAAGCCCAGTTCGACCACTTTTTCCCCGGGGAAAATTTTGAAGAGGTGGAGGATGACGGGGAAATTGCGGAGGTTGTGAGCAGTGGGGCTGAGGCGGTGGATCGTGGAGCGGAGACGGTGGACGGTGGGGCTGAGGCGATGGGTTGTGGAGCGGAGCTTGTGGTGATGGATGGAGCGGTGGTGAATTGTTGGGATGTGGTTGCGGATGAGGTGGTGAATCGTGAGGCAAAGGCGGTGAAGAAATCTAAAAAAATCACTCGTTACATCCCAAAACAAAAAAGAACAGAAACCCTCACAAAAACAGGTGGCAGGTGCAGCAGTCCGAATTGCGAAAGGCCGGCAACGGAGTTTCATCACGAAAATGGCTATGCGAAGACCAAATCTCACGACAATCTCATAGCGCTGTGCAAGCTTCATCATAAGATTATACATGCGGGAATATATCGCGAGCCTACAAAAACAGATCTGCTTTATTTGGAACACAGGAAACTGGCACTTGAGTAGATTGGGTTGTGGGTGAGGGCTTGTGGTGAGGGATTTTTTTCCAGTGGGGTTTTGATAGCTCATCTTTCAATTGCCATACAGGTCAATGTTTTGTTAAAGTTAAACTCGAATTTAATTAACAAAACACAAAGTGGAAAATCAGCAGTACGACCATATTCATACAGAAAAAAAATGGAGGAAAAATTGGGAATCACGCGATGCATTCAAAGCGGATGATATGAACAATGGAGGTGATCCAAAGGATGAACGGCCAAAGCACTATATCCTCGACATGTTTCCCTACCCATCCGGAGCCGGTCTTCATGTGGGACATCCGGAAGGATACACAGCTACAGACATCATAAGTCGATACAAAAGAATGCAAGGATACAATGTGCTCCATCCTATGGGTTGGGATGCTTTTGGATTACCTGCAGAAAATTATGCAATCAAGACAAATGTTGCCCCTGAAAAATCAACTCGCGGAAATATAGAAAATTTCACACAACAAATAAAAGCCCTCGGATTTAGTTATGATTGGGAGCGAGAAATCGCAACCTGCGATCCAAGTTACTACAAATGGACGCAATGGTTTTTCTTGCTTCTTTACAAGAATGGGCTTGCGTACAAAAAAGAAGCGGCAGTTAACTGGTGCAATGACTGTATGACCGTACTCGCCAACGAACAAGTGATCGACGGCAAATGCGACAGATGCCAAAACGAAGTGATACAAAAACATTTGGCACAATGGTTTTTCCGCATTACGGATTTTATAGAGGATTATATAAATCCTACTACCGGCCGCGTTACACGCGGCCTCATCAGCGGACTCGATACTATCGACTGGCCCGACTCTACGAAAGTTGCACAACTAAATTGGATTGGGAAATCAGTTGGAGCAGAAGTTGAATTCAAAATTGCAAATTCGGCGGAAGCATTAACTATTTTTACAACCAGGCCAGATACACTTTTTGGCGCTACATTTATGGTTATCGCACCAGAACATCCACTTGCGGAAAAAATCACAACTGAGGCACAAAAAAAAGAAGTTGAAAAATATATCAAAGCCTCAAGTATGCGCACTCAACTAGAAAGACAAAGTGACACTACAAAAACAGGAGTCTTCACTGGAGCGTATGGTGTTAATCCAGTAAATGAAGCAAACATACCTATATATA
This is a stretch of genomic DNA from Candidatus Peregrinibacteria bacterium. It encodes these proteins:
- a CDS encoding HNH endonuclease signature motif containing protein, which encodes MNNQKSGELRAKNDLHKSNEIVRKNDFSATKELHKKFISLGNQRNKITHELILLIPEIYKKEIYKSYGCANIYEYAARFGGGLSAGVVDKVIKVEKKLSEVSCQNLFETVREQGVHKVAMVACFATKENEKELIKVVENLPKAAVQEYSREMRGKISRAPMKIELDGVMRYQLEKMKQKMKVQSNKEILKRLIQAQFDHFFPGENFEEVEDDGEIAEVVSSGAEAVDRGAETVDGGAEAMGCGAELVVMDGAVVNCWDVVADEVVNREAKAVKKSKKITRYIPKQKRTETLTKTGGRCSSPNCERPATEFHHENGYAKTKSHDNLIALCKLHHKIIHAGIYREPTKTDLLYLEHRKLALE